AAAAGGGCGGTCAATTGACCGTCTTTTTTGTTTAAAAAATATCGATGGAACCCTTTCCTTCCCTTAGGATCAAGGGTTCCCCATCGGAAAGGTCAACAATGGTAGAGGCCACATTATCCCCATATCCCCCATCAATCACAATATCCACAAGATTTTGCCATTTCTCAAAAATAAGTTCGGGATCTGTGGTATACTCCAGGACATCATCCTCGTCATGTATGGAAGTTGAAACAATGGGATTTCCTAGGGCCTTCACCAAACTGATGACAATAGCATTGTTTGGCACACGAATCCCTACCGTTTTCTTTTTTTTGAAATCCTTTGGAAGATTGTTGTTGCCGGGCAATACAAAAGTGTAAGGGCCGGGAAGGGCCCGCTTCAATATCTTAAAGGTAGCCGTATCTATTTGCCGCACATAGTCCGAAAGATTACTTAAATCCGCACAAACAAAGGACCAATTGGCCTTGGATAATTTTACGCCCTTGATACGGGCAATTTTTTCCAGGGCCTTTGTATTCGTAATATCGCAACCCAAACCATAAACCGTGTCCGTTGGGTAAATAATCAGTCCTCCTTTTTTAAGAACGGATACTACTTCGACAACTTTTTTAGGGTCCGGATTTTCTTCATACAACCTAATGAACCTAGCCACAAATTTCCAAATTTAGAATTGTACGTTTTTTATTACAGATCATATACTTTAATCATTTTACAATCGTTTTTAGATTGTCCCAAATGA
The sequence above is a segment of the Muricauda sp. SCSIO 64092 genome. Coding sequences within it:
- a CDS encoding L-threonylcarbamoyladenylate synthase; translation: MARFIRLYEENPDPKKVVEVVSVLKKGGLIIYPTDTVYGLGCDITNTKALEKIARIKGVKLSKANWSFVCADLSNLSDYVRQIDTATFKILKRALPGPYTFVLPGNNNLPKDFKKKKTVGIRVPNNAIVISLVKALGNPIVSTSIHDEDDVLEYTTDPELIFEKWQNLVDIVIDGGYGDNVASTIVDLSDGEPLILREGKGSIDIF